In a genomic window of Thiolapillus brandeum:
- the rplS gene encoding 50S ribosomal protein L19 — protein MSNIIQELEAEQMNKNIPDFGPGDTVVVRVKVKEGNRERLQAFEGVVIAKRNRGLNSAFTVRKISHGEGVERAFQTHSPIIDSIEVKRRGDVRRAKLYYLRGRTGKAARIREKLN, from the coding sequence ATGAGCAACATCATCCAGGAACTCGAAGCTGAACAGATGAACAAGAACATCCCGGACTTTGGTCCCGGTGATACCGTTGTTGTCAGGGTCAAGGTAAAGGAAGGTAACCGTGAGCGTCTGCAGGCTTTCGAAGGCGTGGTTATCGCCAAGCGTAACCGTGGTCTGAATTCCGCATTCACTGTGCGCAAGATCTCCCATGGGGAAGGCGTGGAACGTGCTTTCCAGACCCACAGCCCGATTATCGACAGTATCGAGGTCAAGCGCCGTGGTGATGTGCGCCGTGCCAAACTGTACTACCTGCGTGGTCGCACCGGAAAAGCGGCACGTATCCGCGAAAAGCTCAACTAA
- the trmD gene encoding tRNA (guanosine(37)-N1)-methyltransferase TrmD: MRFDVVTLFPEMFEAARLGVTGKALDTGKASLKLWNPRDYTDDTHRTVDDRPYGGGPGMVMMVEPLKAALQEAKAAAPGSRVIYLTPQGQRFDQMAAREMAARDGMILLAGRYEGIDERLVDCCVDEEWSIGDYVLSGGELAAMVIMDAVTRLLPGVLGHEDSAQQDSYMNGLLDFPQYTRPDALEGREVPDVLLSGNHAAIGKWRLKQALGRTWLRRPDLLEQRELSEEEQRLLEEFIRTHQGASASS, from the coding sequence ATGCGCTTTGATGTCGTCACCCTGTTCCCGGAGATGTTTGAGGCGGCCCGTCTTGGCGTCACAGGCAAGGCCCTGGACACCGGCAAGGCCAGTCTGAAGCTTTGGAATCCCAGGGATTATACGGATGATACTCACCGTACCGTAGATGACAGACCCTACGGCGGTGGTCCCGGAATGGTGATGATGGTCGAGCCCCTGAAGGCCGCATTGCAGGAGGCGAAAGCCGCTGCTCCGGGCAGCCGGGTGATTTATCTCACTCCCCAGGGGCAGCGCTTCGATCAGATGGCGGCCCGGGAAATGGCAGCCAGAGACGGTATGATCCTGCTGGCCGGTCGTTATGAAGGCATCGATGAACGCCTGGTGGACTGCTGTGTGGACGAGGAATGGTCCATTGGCGATTATGTCCTCTCCGGCGGAGAACTGGCGGCCATGGTGATCATGGATGCCGTCACGAGATTACTGCCTGGCGTGCTGGGCCATGAGGATTCTGCACAGCAGGATTCCTACATGAACGGATTGCTGGATTTTCCCCAGTACACCCGTCCCGACGCACTGGAGGGCAGGGAAGTGCCGGATGTGCTTTTGTCCGGCAATCATGCCGCTATCGGGAAATGGCGGCTGAAGCAGGCTCTGGGGCGCACCTGGCTGCGCCGCCCGGATTTGCTGGAGCAGCGGGAGTTGTCCGAAGAGGAACAACGCCTGCTGGAAGAATTCATACGCACCCACCAGGGGGCGTCGGCGTCTTCATGA
- the rimM gene encoding ribosome maturation factor RimM (Essential for efficient processing of 16S rRNA) → MKKAEFEGDGPERLVTLGRVSGLHGVQGWLKVYSDTRPRENILNYSPWYLRQGQDWEAVSLEHGRRQGKLVLAKLQGCRDRETARELLGADIAVRRSQLQDNLAEDEFYWTDLEGLQVLTLEGAELGRVSHLMETGANDVLVVRGERERLLPWIWEQVIREVDLEAGRILVDWDPEF, encoded by the coding sequence GTGAAAAAAGCTGAATTCGAGGGTGACGGGCCGGAAAGGCTGGTCACCCTCGGTCGTGTTTCCGGGCTGCATGGTGTGCAGGGGTGGTTGAAGGTGTATTCCGATACCCGCCCGCGGGAAAATATTCTGAACTATTCTCCCTGGTATCTGCGGCAGGGCCAGGACTGGGAAGCCGTGTCCCTGGAGCATGGCCGACGCCAGGGCAAGCTGGTGCTCGCCAAATTGCAGGGCTGCCGGGATCGGGAAACGGCCCGGGAATTGCTGGGAGCTGATATTGCGGTGCGCCGTTCCCAGTTGCAGGATAACCTGGCGGAAGATGAATTTTACTGGACAGACCTGGAAGGATTGCAGGTCCTGACCCTGGAAGGCGCGGAACTGGGCAGGGTCAGTCATCTCATGGAAACCGGCGCCAATGATGTGCTGGTGGTAAGGGGTGAGCGGGAACGACTGTTGCCCTGGATTTGGGAGCAGGTGATTCGGGAGGTGGATCTGGAGGCAGGCCGCATCCTGGTGGACTGGGATCCGGAGTTTTGA
- the rpsP gene encoding 30S ribosomal protein S16, which yields MVTIRLSRTGAKKRPFYHIVATDSRSPRDGRYIERLGFFNPVAKGGEEELRIDLELVDSWVAKGAQMSDRAAALIKQYRKQGQSEAA from the coding sequence ATGGTTACAATTCGTCTTTCCAGAACCGGCGCCAAGAAGCGTCCTTTCTACCACATCGTTGCCACCGATTCCCGCAGCCCCCGCGATGGCCGCTACATTGAGCGGTTGGGATTCTTCAATCCTGTCGCCAAGGGTGGTGAAGAGGAATTGCGCATCGATCTGGAACTTGTTGACAGCTGGGTGGCCAAGGGTGCCCAGATGAGTGATCGTGCTGCGGCACTGATCAAGCAGTATCGCAAGCAGGGACAGAGCGAAGCAGCCTGA
- a CDS encoding YHS domain-containing (seleno)protein: MKKIEVSLFFSMLLWLSTGISEDAIYTALFSNAAVGGYDPVTYFTQDSPAKGNQAYALEHEGATWYFISKENRRLFQSNPEKYAPQYGGYCAWAIAHDTTARGDPKQWTLYQGKLYLNYDAAIKKDWEQDKPRWIREADRNWPKVLQ; the protein is encoded by the coding sequence ATGAAGAAGATCGAAGTATCATTGTTTTTCAGCATGTTACTATGGTTATCTACAGGGATATCTGAAGATGCCATATATACGGCATTGTTCAGCAATGCCGCTGTAGGGGGCTATGATCCCGTGACCTATTTTACCCAAGACAGCCCGGCAAAGGGAAACCAGGCCTACGCCCTCGAGCATGAAGGTGCCACCTGGTATTTCATCAGCAAGGAAAACCGCCGCCTGTTTCAGAGCAACCCGGAGAAATATGCGCCTCAATACGGTGGTTACTGCGCCTGGGCCATAGCCCACGACACCACTGCCAGGGGCGATCCAAAACAATGGACCCTGTACCAGGGCAAGCTCTACCTGAACTACGATGCTGCCATCAAAAAGGATTGGGAGCAGGACAAACCCCGCTGGATCCGGGAAGCGGACAGAAACTGGCCAAAGGTATTGCAGTAA
- a CDS encoding pyridoxal phosphate-dependent decarboxylase family protein, protein MNDQAIFQRLLALVEQYYARRKEGKFLEYMEPQALAEVLDLERQAPGDWQQLFDWMEKYLTHSVKTGNSGFLNRMWSGANLPSIMGEIITAVTNTSACTYEAAPVSTLMEHYMLNSMLELVGFEQGEGQMTTGSSNGNMIAMLAARNQVAENIKEKGLVNHPPLVAFVSADAHYSLDKAANILGLGTDNLIKVPVDERGRMRPDSLEQLLQEQQELERQPFFVCATLGTTVRGAYDPLPALLELRNKYGFWLHGDGAWGGAALLDDELRQRYLPGVEQLDSFTWDFHKMPGSNLMCNLLLFNHHKGTLRCACSAGEHSYLFREEHEDAELDTGTASLQCGRRVDSLKWFLDWKYFGKEGLGKRVRHYLELCEYAESRIQSLPRLEMTAFRESFNVCFRFLPPPNHNANDFNLKLRHRLFEEGVTLVGVAFIGEILTLRLLITHPDFSQKDVDSFLQSVIDMGERLLNE, encoded by the coding sequence ATGAACGACCAAGCCATATTCCAGCGCCTGCTGGCCCTGGTGGAGCAGTATTACGCCCGGCGCAAGGAAGGGAAATTCCTGGAATACATGGAACCCCAGGCCCTGGCGGAGGTTCTGGATCTGGAACGCCAGGCCCCCGGGGACTGGCAACAGCTTTTCGACTGGATGGAAAAGTACCTGACCCATTCCGTCAAAACCGGCAATTCCGGCTTTCTCAACCGCATGTGGTCCGGGGCCAATCTGCCCTCCATTATGGGCGAGATCATCACTGCAGTGACCAATACCTCGGCCTGCACCTATGAGGCAGCCCCCGTATCCACCCTCATGGAACACTATATGCTCAACAGCATGCTGGAGCTGGTGGGGTTCGAACAGGGTGAGGGCCAGATGACCACGGGATCGAGCAATGGCAACATGATCGCCATGCTTGCTGCCCGTAACCAGGTGGCTGAAAACATCAAGGAAAAAGGCCTGGTGAACCACCCGCCCCTGGTGGCTTTCGTATCCGCTGATGCCCACTATTCCCTGGACAAGGCCGCCAATATTCTCGGCCTGGGCACGGACAACCTGATCAAGGTGCCGGTGGATGAACGCGGTCGCATGCGACCAGACAGCCTGGAACAACTGCTGCAGGAGCAGCAGGAACTGGAACGGCAGCCGTTCTTCGTCTGCGCCACCCTGGGCACCACCGTGCGTGGCGCCTATGACCCCCTGCCGGCGTTGTTGGAACTGCGGAACAAATACGGTTTCTGGCTGCATGGCGATGGCGCCTGGGGCGGAGCGGCTCTGCTGGACGATGAACTGCGCCAGCGCTATCTTCCCGGCGTGGAGCAACTGGACTCCTTCACCTGGGACTTCCACAAGATGCCCGGCAGCAATCTGATGTGCAACCTGCTGTTGTTCAACCATCACAAGGGCACCCTGCGCTGCGCCTGCTCTGCCGGAGAGCACAGCTATTTGTTCCGCGAAGAACACGAGGATGCAGAACTGGACACGGGCACCGCCTCCCTGCAGTGTGGTCGCCGGGTGGACAGCCTGAAATGGTTCCTGGACTGGAAATACTTTGGAAAGGAGGGACTGGGAAAGCGCGTGCGCCATTACCTCGAACTGTGCGAATACGCGGAATCCCGCATCCAGTCGCTGCCCCGGCTGGAAATGACAGCCTTCCGGGAATCCTTCAATGTCTGCTTCCGTTTCCTCCCCCCCCCGAACCACAATGCCAACGACTTCAACCTGAAGCTGCGCCACCGCCTGTTCGAGGAAGGCGTGACCCTGGTGGGGGTGGCCTTTATCGGAGAGATCCTGACGCTGCGTCTGCTCATTACCCACCCGGACTTCAGCCAGAAGGACGTGGACAGCTTTCTGCAATCTGTCATCGACATGGGAGAACGCTTGTTGAATGAATGA
- a CDS encoding cupin domain-containing protein: MNDCKAKTWPAPALSPGQQQLLEALACHLDDEAGLVELAADFQAEGHYPLAPHCYSRSVLYRHPQGAEIMVARWDAGACTPTHGHPQYAFVLVLQGRLQMEHFVATPKGLQLTGTRIKNAGEHIYASGREGRYDNAIHRVTALEPSLSLHIYSDDALKGICFD; the protein is encoded by the coding sequence ATGAATGACTGCAAAGCAAAAACCTGGCCGGCTCCAGCACTCTCCCCGGGGCAACAACAACTGCTGGAGGCCCTGGCCTGTCATCTTGACGATGAAGCCGGTCTCGTGGAACTGGCGGCGGATTTTCAGGCAGAGGGGCACTATCCCCTTGCCCCGCACTGCTACTCCCGATCCGTGCTCTATCGCCACCCCCAGGGCGCGGAGATCATGGTGGCACGTTGGGACGCGGGTGCCTGCACGCCCACCCATGGCCATCCCCAATATGCCTTCGTCCTGGTTCTCCAGGGCCGCCTGCAGATGGAACACTTCGTGGCCACCCCAAAGGGATTGCAACTCACAGGAACCCGGATAAAGAACGCTGGCGAGCATATCTACGCCTCCGGACGGGAAGGCCGTTATGACAATGCCATCCACCGGGTCACTGCCCTGGAACCCAGCCTCAGCCTGCACATCTACTCCGACGACGCCCTCAAGGGAATCTGTTTCGACTGA
- a CDS encoding ATP-grasp domain-containing protein, translating into MLRVRLVLSYMGWCLRLGVGSWKYFQLNAPWFNGQRRLFSKLDTDQLIPKPWRLHQTPLANTIMPRNWPVFLKPEWGQNARGIAVARNPEDWQRLREPLLQQPVPYLVQEAAPGKHEFEVFFIRRAADQRQAAILSITETLNQGGDDWPVNSILNPDTRHATLSLSREQMQRLWQQISQLPPFRIARVGLRSNSIEAMLDGNFHIIEINLFVPMPLTLLDEGIPLKQRHAFISPAMKALAELTLALPGSQEKKSIFWPMFFLNYRIKP; encoded by the coding sequence ATGCTGCGCGTTCGCCTGGTACTCAGCTACATGGGCTGGTGTCTGCGCCTGGGCGTGGGATCCTGGAAATACTTCCAGCTCAACGCCCCCTGGTTCAACGGGCAGCGCCGTCTGTTCTCCAAACTCGACACGGATCAGCTCATACCGAAGCCCTGGCGCCTGCACCAGACTCCCCTGGCCAATACCATCATGCCCCGGAACTGGCCCGTATTCCTCAAGCCCGAATGGGGACAGAATGCCAGAGGCATCGCCGTGGCGCGAAACCCGGAGGATTGGCAGCGCCTGCGCGAACCCCTGTTGCAGCAGCCAGTGCCCTACCTGGTGCAGGAAGCGGCCCCCGGCAAGCACGAGTTCGAGGTTTTTTTCATCCGCAGGGCAGCGGACCAACGGCAGGCCGCCATTCTCTCCATCACCGAAACCCTCAATCAGGGAGGAGACGACTGGCCAGTGAACAGCATCCTCAATCCGGACACCCGGCATGCCACCTTGTCCCTGTCCCGGGAACAAATGCAACGACTATGGCAGCAAATAAGCCAGCTGCCACCATTTCGCATCGCCCGGGTGGGATTGCGCAGCAATTCCATCGAAGCCATGCTGGACGGCAACTTCCACATCATCGAAATCAATCTGTTCGTGCCCATGCCTTTAACCCTGCTGGATGAAGGCATCCCCCTGAAACAACGCCATGCTTTCATCAGCCCGGCCATGAAAGCCCTGGCTGAACTGACCCTGGCCCTGCCCGGCTCCCAGGAGAAAAAAAGCATCTTCTGGCCCATGTTCTTTCTCAACTACCGGATCAAGCCATGA
- a CDS encoding cyanophycin synthetase, whose product MKALKKLIYTWIDKLFLRGCSSYNPLEVRKSCRSKEQARAVFAANGIPHARGEIFFSPLRAYRFARTHGFPLVIKPNVSGFSRGSHFPINSFRELWKASLMVKIWWPWSVVEEYLQGRNYRVLVGNGEIISVIRRYPPFVTGDGQSSISQLIDRENQVREKMGLYPVIHPIPKNRAIRRYLGKQGLNLNSIPGADEEVILFNRISLAPGGVVETIDTRNIPEINQRLFKRILELFNANILGIDVIMEQGIEIPWNEQKCIFLEVNSRPFTAMHTVPRFGPQQDLSQAFENLDALNIDNRDIF is encoded by the coding sequence ATGAAGGCACTGAAAAAACTCATCTACACATGGATCGACAAGCTGTTCCTGCGTGGTTGCAGCAGCTACAACCCCCTGGAGGTACGCAAGAGTTGCCGTTCCAAAGAGCAGGCCCGGGCGGTATTCGCCGCCAACGGCATTCCCCACGCCCGGGGAGAGATTTTCTTCAGCCCGCTACGCGCTTACCGTTTCGCCAGGACCCACGGTTTTCCCCTGGTGATCAAGCCCAATGTCTCCGGATTTTCCCGGGGCAGTCATTTCCCCATCAATAGTTTCAGAGAACTGTGGAAAGCCTCCCTGATGGTCAAGATCTGGTGGCCCTGGTCCGTGGTGGAGGAATATCTGCAGGGACGCAACTACCGGGTGCTCGTGGGCAATGGTGAAATCATCTCCGTGATCCGCCGCTACCCGCCTTTCGTCACCGGTGATGGCCAGTCCAGTATCAGCCAGCTCATCGACAGGGAAAACCAGGTGCGCGAAAAAATGGGACTCTACCCCGTCATCCATCCAATACCCAAGAACCGCGCCATCCGCCGCTACCTGGGCAAACAGGGGCTGAACCTGAACAGCATTCCCGGGGCTGACGAGGAAGTCATCCTGTTCAACCGCATCTCCCTGGCCCCCGGCGGTGTGGTGGAAACCATCGACACCCGGAACATTCCGGAAATCAATCAACGCCTGTTCAAACGAATACTGGAGCTGTTCAACGCCAATATCCTGGGCATAGACGTGATCATGGAACAAGGCATCGAAATCCCCTGGAACGAACAGAAGTGCATCTTCCTGGAGGTCAATTCCCGACCCTTTACCGCCATGCACACCGTGCCCCGTTTCGGCCCTCAGCAGGATCTGAGTCAGGCTTTCGAGAACCTGGACGCCCTCAACATCGACAACCGGGACATCTTCTGA
- a CDS encoding MFS transporter codes for MALPHSTRLFYRFLGLHSFLIGLFPFFIPVFLWKHDYSLAQISSFIAITGVGFVLTLWIWDRMHKTLPLNTLIATSFLVESALLAMIFIEGSPGFLPLLALLNGAYNCFFWITQRALFFETLGETDTGRRFGNFQVVVVIIIKMGVLFGGLLLDKAGYWSVFLLSSFIGVLGMTSFFLLKEPMELPRTLREEAPLSLKMILEFKDSHHSRSIFLLDGPFLFLESYFWMISLFLLAHESFWKLGALVILLGAGFSALFYLIKNRIDHMPVQRIYIIAATGYSLSWFMRATVDENLPLGWLFAILLIITFCTSFFRLAFNKRFFDLAQHTSAHRYLFLKSYYSQFSIALGFSLAAIAFTLSQGHSETLLRFSYLAAGLFAPLFLLYRSRPG; via the coding sequence ATGGCCCTGCCCCACTCCACACGGCTGTTCTACCGTTTCCTCGGCCTGCATTCCTTTCTCATTGGCCTGTTTCCCTTCTTCATTCCCGTATTCCTGTGGAAACACGACTATAGCCTGGCGCAGATCAGCAGTTTCATCGCCATCACTGGCGTTGGCTTCGTACTAACCTTGTGGATCTGGGACCGGATGCACAAGACCCTGCCCCTGAACACCCTCATCGCCACTTCCTTCCTCGTGGAAAGCGCCCTGTTGGCCATGATCTTCATCGAAGGAAGCCCCGGCTTTCTGCCCCTCCTGGCTCTGCTCAATGGCGCCTATAACTGCTTCTTCTGGATCACCCAACGAGCCTTGTTCTTCGAGACCCTGGGCGAAACAGACACAGGCCGGCGCTTTGGCAATTTCCAGGTCGTGGTGGTCATCATCATCAAGATGGGAGTGTTGTTTGGCGGCCTGCTTCTGGACAAGGCGGGATATTGGTCTGTTTTCCTGCTCTCATCCTTCATTGGCGTCCTTGGCATGACCTCTTTCTTCCTTCTGAAAGAACCCATGGAACTACCCCGGACATTGCGTGAAGAAGCTCCTCTGAGTTTGAAAATGATCCTGGAATTCAAGGATTCTCACCACTCCCGCTCGATATTTCTTTTGGATGGCCCTTTCCTGTTCCTGGAAAGCTACTTCTGGATGATTTCCCTGTTCCTTCTGGCCCATGAAAGTTTCTGGAAGCTGGGCGCCCTGGTGATCCTACTGGGAGCTGGCTTCAGCGCCCTTTTCTACCTCATCAAGAACCGCATTGACCATATGCCGGTACAACGCATCTACATCATTGCCGCAACGGGCTACAGCCTGTCCTGGTTCATGCGCGCCACAGTGGATGAGAACCTGCCCCTGGGATGGCTGTTCGCCATCCTGCTGATCATCACCTTCTGCACTTCCTTCTTCCGCCTGGCCTTCAACAAGCGTTTTTTCGATCTGGCGCAGCATACCTCCGCCCACCGTTATCTGTTTCTGAAAAGCTATTATTCCCAATTCAGCATCGCCCTGGGATTTTCCCTGGCCGCCATCGCCTTCACCCTGAGCCAGGGACATTCCGAGACACTGTTGCGCTTCAGCTATCTGGCGGCGGGCCTTTTTGCCCCCCTGTTCCTGCTTTATCGTTCCCGCCCCGGCTGA
- a CDS encoding tetratricopeptide repeat-containing diguanylate cyclase → MNKYLATLLAIVIFLTGSQALAQSLDELLASADPFGSLPTLKLKKLVEDLEPLESGASVKQQQVIDLFKMRHLAIQGEYEAALALLQKLDTASAPPDIRVRAYTIASSIYHITGDYLLAFQTLNKIQQLLPWIKNDTLRYIASSMAAELYMDTGDLDKALKYALLEKTAALGTGKPINICSSYDGVGGVYYKRNELVQSAREYTEMIVACKSIPAPLFTAAGYNGRGMALEKQGRFEEAIKNFKTAQKLYLETGYQYGLGSSLLNQASSYFALGKTKEAEAYLKQALPLIESSGLQDMLKEAYGLKSKLTEAQQDYKAALTWYKRKASVEKQIIDNRKALRIAQLQVEFEVGNKEQHIEQLKQQNQLLALQKQTSHQRYLITILGLLILALIAVLFWIKAQRERSHFKHMSQVDPLTGLYNHAYCYALAEKGFHECLARKRPFTVVVADIDWFKYVNDTYGHAAGDKVLKHIAAVLKNCLGKNGVVGRTGGEEFTCFLPEMDLGQARLLVENCRRQIQPVVDYGKSIEVTLSYGLAQSLGGYQTLDTLVRDADEALYKAKRNGRNQVLTYTPVDRSGAS, encoded by the coding sequence ATGAACAAATATCTGGCTACTCTGCTGGCAATAGTCATTTTCCTGACAGGGAGTCAGGCACTTGCCCAATCTCTAGACGAACTGCTGGCCAGCGCTGATCCCTTTGGCTCCCTCCCCACCCTGAAGCTGAAAAAGCTTGTGGAGGATCTGGAGCCACTGGAGAGTGGTGCTTCTGTGAAACAACAACAGGTGATCGACCTGTTCAAGATGCGCCATCTTGCCATTCAAGGCGAATATGAGGCGGCACTGGCGCTTCTGCAAAAGCTTGATACCGCTTCCGCACCACCGGATATCCGGGTACGGGCCTACACCATCGCGTCCAGTATTTATCACATCACCGGCGATTACCTACTGGCTTTCCAGACACTCAACAAGATACAGCAGCTGCTGCCCTGGATAAAGAACGACACCCTGAGATACATCGCCTCGTCAATGGCTGCCGAACTTTACATGGATACCGGTGATCTGGACAAAGCCCTGAAGTACGCCCTGCTGGAAAAAACAGCTGCCCTGGGAACAGGAAAACCCATAAATATTTGTTCATCGTATGACGGTGTCGGCGGCGTGTATTACAAGCGTAACGAACTGGTTCAATCGGCACGGGAATACACCGAAATGATTGTTGCCTGCAAATCCATCCCGGCACCCTTGTTCACTGCCGCCGGCTACAACGGCCGCGGAATGGCGCTGGAGAAACAAGGTCGGTTTGAGGAAGCCATAAAGAACTTCAAGACTGCCCAGAAGCTGTACCTGGAAACCGGTTACCAATACGGGCTGGGCTCCAGCCTGCTCAACCAGGCATCCAGCTACTTTGCACTGGGAAAGACAAAAGAAGCCGAAGCGTACTTGAAACAAGCCCTGCCATTGATCGAGTCTTCAGGTTTGCAGGATATGCTGAAAGAAGCTTATGGTTTAAAAAGCAAATTGACTGAAGCCCAGCAGGATTACAAGGCGGCCCTGACTTGGTACAAAAGAAAGGCCAGTGTGGAAAAACAAATCATAGACAATAGAAAAGCCCTGCGTATCGCCCAATTACAGGTTGAATTCGAAGTCGGGAACAAGGAACAGCATATTGAACAGTTGAAACAGCAGAATCAGCTCCTGGCCCTGCAGAAGCAAACCAGCCATCAACGTTATCTGATCACTATCCTGGGATTGCTCATCCTTGCTCTGATCGCAGTCCTGTTCTGGATCAAGGCACAGCGTGAGCGCAGTCATTTCAAACATATGTCCCAGGTGGATCCTCTTACGGGACTATATAACCACGCCTACTGCTACGCTTTGGCGGAAAAGGGATTCCACGAATGTCTTGCCAGGAAGCGGCCATTCACTGTGGTCGTGGCGGACATCGACTGGTTCAAGTATGTGAACGACACCTATGGTCATGCCGCCGGAGACAAAGTCTTGAAACATATCGCTGCGGTACTGAAGAATTGCCTTGGCAAAAACGGCGTCGTGGGACGCACCGGTGGCGAGGAATTCACCTGTTTTCTTCCCGAAATGGATCTCGGACAGGCCCGGCTTCTGGTGGAAAACTGCCGACGCCAGATTCAACCGGTGGTGGACTACGGCAAGAGTATAGAAGTCACCCTGAGCTACGGACTCGCCCAGTCCCTGGGCGGATACCAGACCCTGGATACCCTGGTGCGTGACGCCGACGAAGCCTTGTACAAAGCCAAACGCAATGGCAGGAATCAGGTATTGACCTACACCCCTGTTGACAGATCAGGAGCATCCTGA
- a CDS encoding START domain-containing protein: MKKTWYGLLLCLLPLMAAADWDLEKDKDGIRVYTQAVKTSAIRRFKVEMTLPVTLDRVLAVFDDFKRYPEWKFKVNRSGVLAQPDESSWYHYQDLSMPFPLEDRMFVMRSRLLPQGRNKVVIETRATPEYCRKRQQKICAAINRFDGLLVQEAQGRHELEQLANGSTRITWIQHAEPGGSLPDWLVNALLVDGPWETFKGLRAYVDQPRYREARLKRDASGVLLGGFEKVTW, translated from the coding sequence TTGAAGAAAACATGGTACGGCCTGTTACTGTGCCTCCTGCCCCTGATGGCCGCCGCGGACTGGGATTTGGAGAAGGACAAGGATGGTATTCGTGTTTATACCCAGGCGGTGAAGACTTCCGCGATACGCCGCTTCAAGGTGGAGATGACTCTGCCCGTTACCCTGGACCGGGTACTGGCGGTATTCGACGATTTCAAACGCTATCCTGAATGGAAGTTCAAGGTAAACCGCTCTGGCGTACTGGCCCAGCCTGATGAAAGCTCCTGGTATCACTACCAGGATCTGTCCATGCCCTTTCCCCTGGAGGACAGGATGTTCGTCATGCGCTCCCGGCTACTGCCTCAAGGGCGGAACAAAGTGGTCATCGAAACCCGGGCAACGCCCGAATATTGCAGGAAGCGCCAACAGAAGATCTGCGCGGCCATCAACCGTTTTGATGGTCTGCTGGTGCAGGAAGCCCAGGGACGGCATGAACTGGAGCAGTTGGCAAATGGCTCCACCCGTATCACCTGGATCCAGCATGCGGAACCTGGTGGTTCCCTGCCTGACTGGCTGGTGAACGCCTTGCTGGTGGATGGCCCCTGGGAAACTTTCAAGGGATTGCGTGCCTATGTGGATCAGCCCCGCTACCGGGAAGCCCGGCTGAAGCGGGATGCCTCGGGGGTTTTGCTGGGCGGGTTTGAGAAGGTCACCTGGTAA